One part of the Rutidosis leptorrhynchoides isolate AG116_Rl617_1_P2 chromosome 1, CSIRO_AGI_Rlap_v1, whole genome shotgun sequence genome encodes these proteins:
- the LOC139882711 gene encoding exocyst complex component EXO70A1-like isoform X3 yields MTKNLIVVYRCHLQSEEGIEASTNNSLIRTHAIRRVHENIDKTLKVANVILNRFDLSQEAEAKILQGPHENLEGYLEAVEQLRSNIRLFFFTKNKGYKSSDWVLSHANSLLSKAISKLENEFKQLLSSYRVGNVWVQ; encoded by the exons ATGACTAAAAATTTAATCGTTGTTTACCGGTGTCATTTACAGAGCGAGGAAGGAATCGAGGCATCAACTAATAATTCTTTG ATAAGGACACATGCTATACGCAGAGTGCACGAGAACATTGATAAAACTCTGAAGGTTGCTAACGTAATTCTGAACAGATTCGATCTTTCTCAAG AGGCAGAGGCTAAAATACTCCAAGGTCCACATGAGAATCTTGAAGGATATCTTGAAGCTGTTGAGCAGCTAAGAAGCAATATTAGGCTCtttttttttaccaaaaataaAGGATATAAGAGTAGCGATTGGGTACTGAGTCATGCAAATAGTTTGCTTTCCAAGGCCATTTCTAAGCTGGAAAATGAATTCAAACAACTCTTATCATCATACAG AGTTGGCAATGTATGGGTTCAGTAA
- the LOC139882711 gene encoding protein disulfide-isomerase-like isoform X1, protein MGNLHRLGNRNMYPRLMISELKWLLLTISMRSSLSDRKTFFGLKEEHVPVILINNEKEKFVKPNLEPKHIESWLKDYKDGKVAPFRVGEQLICHFWSKGSLFVRVIASNASWMIMFKIEQIDYFTTNFVSFFLKKAFFIVCFFKC, encoded by the exons ATGGGAAATTTGCACCGTTTAGGAAATCGGAACATGTACCCGAGGTTAATGATCAGCGAGTTAAAGTGGTTGTTGCTGACAATTTCGATGAGATCGTCTTTGAGTGACAGAAAAACG TTTTTTGGACTTAAAGAAGAACATGTTCCCGTTATCCTTATAAACAATGAAAAAGAGAAATTTGTGAAACCGAATCTTGAACCTAAGCACATCGAGTCGTGGCTAAAGGACTATAAG GATGGAAAGGTTGCACCATTTAGGGTTGGGGAACAACTAATTTGTCACTTTTGGTCAAAAGGATCACTCTTCGTACGGGTCATTGCTAGCAATGCATCTTGGATGATTATGTTTAAAATAGAGCAAATCGACTACTTTACGACAAACTTTGTATCTTTTTTCTTAAAGAAGGCTTTTTTTATTGTATGCTTTTTTAAATGCTAA
- the LOC139882711 gene encoding exocyst complex component EXO70A1-like isoform X4 translates to MTKNLIVVYRCHLQSEEGIEASTNNSLIRTHAIRRVHENIDKTLKVANVILNRFDLSQEAEAKILQGPHENLEGYLEAVEQLRSNIRLFFFTKNKGYKSSDWVLSHANSLLSKAISKLENEFKQLLSSYSCI, encoded by the exons ATGACTAAAAATTTAATCGTTGTTTACCGGTGTCATTTACAGAGCGAGGAAGGAATCGAGGCATCAACTAATAATTCTTTG ATAAGGACACATGCTATACGCAGAGTGCACGAGAACATTGATAAAACTCTGAAGGTTGCTAACGTAATTCTGAACAGATTCGATCTTTCTCAAG AGGCAGAGGCTAAAATACTCCAAGGTCCACATGAGAATCTTGAAGGATATCTTGAAGCTGTTGAGCAGCTAAGAAGCAATATTAGGCTCtttttttttaccaaaaataaAGGATATAAGAGTAGCGATTGGGTACTGAGTCATGCAAATAGTTTGCTTTCCAAGGCCATTTCTAAGCTGGAAAATGAATTCAAACAACTCTTATCATCATACAG TTGTATATAG
- the LOC139882711 gene encoding exocyst complex component EXO70A1-like isoform X2, with translation MTKNLIVVYRCHLQSEEGIEASTNNSLIRTHAIRRVHENIDKTLKVANVILNRFDLSQEAEAKILQGPHENLEGYLEAVEQLRSNIRLFFFTKNKGYKSSDWVLSHANSLLSKAISKLENEFKQLLSSYRNVLKKFEYESD, from the exons ATGACTAAAAATTTAATCGTTGTTTACCGGTGTCATTTACAGAGCGAGGAAGGAATCGAGGCATCAACTAATAATTCTTTG ATAAGGACACATGCTATACGCAGAGTGCACGAGAACATTGATAAAACTCTGAAGGTTGCTAACGTAATTCTGAACAGATTCGATCTTTCTCAAG AGGCAGAGGCTAAAATACTCCAAGGTCCACATGAGAATCTTGAAGGATATCTTGAAGCTGTTGAGCAGCTAAGAAGCAATATTAGGCTCtttttttttaccaaaaataaAGGATATAAGAGTAGCGATTGGGTACTGAGTCATGCAAATAGTTTGCTTTCCAAGGCCATTTCTAAGCTGGAAAATGAATTCAAACAACTCTTATCATCATACAG GAATGTATTGAAGAAGTTCGAGTACGAATCCGATTAA
- the LOC139882711 gene encoding exocyst complex component EXO70A1-like isoform X6: MTKNLIVVYRCHLQSEEGIEASTNNSLIRTHAIRRVHENIDKTLKAEAKILQGPHENLEGYLEAVEQLRSNIRLFFFTKNKGYKSSDWVLSHANSLLSKAISKLENEFKQLLSSYRNVLKKFEYESD, encoded by the exons ATGACTAAAAATTTAATCGTTGTTTACCGGTGTCATTTACAGAGCGAGGAAGGAATCGAGGCATCAACTAATAATTCTTTG ATAAGGACACATGCTATACGCAGAGTGCACGAGAACATTGATAAAACTCTGAAG GCAGAGGCTAAAATACTCCAAGGTCCACATGAGAATCTTGAAGGATATCTTGAAGCTGTTGAGCAGCTAAGAAGCAATATTAGGCTCtttttttttaccaaaaataaAGGATATAAGAGTAGCGATTGGGTACTGAGTCATGCAAATAGTTTGCTTTCCAAGGCCATTTCTAAGCTGGAAAATGAATTCAAACAACTCTTATCATCATACAG GAATGTATTGAAGAAGTTCGAGTACGAATCCGATTAA
- the LOC139882711 gene encoding exocyst complex component EXO70A1-like isoform X5, which produces MTKNLIVVYRCHLQSEEGIEASTNNSLIRTHAIRRVHENIDKTLKVANAEAKILQGPHENLEGYLEAVEQLRSNIRLFFFTKNKGYKSSDWVLSHANSLLSKAISKLENEFKQLLSSYRNVLKKFEYESD; this is translated from the exons ATGACTAAAAATTTAATCGTTGTTTACCGGTGTCATTTACAGAGCGAGGAAGGAATCGAGGCATCAACTAATAATTCTTTG ATAAGGACACATGCTATACGCAGAGTGCACGAGAACATTGATAAAACTCTGAAGGTTGCTAAC GCAGAGGCTAAAATACTCCAAGGTCCACATGAGAATCTTGAAGGATATCTTGAAGCTGTTGAGCAGCTAAGAAGCAATATTAGGCTCtttttttttaccaaaaataaAGGATATAAGAGTAGCGATTGGGTACTGAGTCATGCAAATAGTTTGCTTTCCAAGGCCATTTCTAAGCTGGAAAATGAATTCAAACAACTCTTATCATCATACAG GAATGTATTGAAGAAGTTCGAGTACGAATCCGATTAA